In the Bacillus sp. SM2101 genome, TATTGGTTAGCCGAAGAATGCCAGGGATTCGGCATAATGACAAAGGTAGTTAAAGCATTAACAAATTACGCTTTTACAGAAGCTGAACTAAAAAAGGTTGCAATTAGACCAGCTGAAAATAACGAAAAAAGTAGAGCAATTCCAGAAAGATTAGGGTTTATAGAGGAGTGTAGAGTTAGTGATGCAGATTGGATTTATGATCATTCTATAGATCATATAGTTTATAGTATAACGAAAAAAAGCTTGAATAATTAAACTATTATAGACCAAATGCTGTCTGACGTAATTAATCAACAAAGGAGTTCAATGAGAGAAATTGTGTATATTTATAAAATCTTGAAGCAAAATACAAAGTAACAGGAGTTCCACCTATGATACTCCTGCAGGCACTCTCTGGCCATGGAGTGCCTATTTTAGTTTGAGGAACAATCAAATAACGGGTTGTCTTATTATACATTTCTTTTGGTCAAATGACGCTTTTTCCTATTTTACTTTTCTAAGGTACTTGGCTTTTTACAGAGTCAGTATTTTTTATAGTAATAAAAATGATCAATTTCTCCCCTTCATATAAAATATCCAAAAAGCTAAATGACAAATATTAGTTGATGAAAAAATGAGACTTTTTGCTTAAGTTAGCAGTCTAATTAGTGCTATTGAAATTTCATTAAGGAAGTGAGAGTATGGCCATTGGTTTTAGAAATAAAAAATCAAGTAAGGAGATGGAGGATAGATTTCTTTATTTGATAAACAATAACCAAGAAAAAATGTATAAAATTGCATATAGCTATGTCAAAAATAAAGATGATGCTTTAGATATCGTTCAGGAGACAGTATATAAAGCTTATATTTCATATGATAAAGTCAAAAAAGCACAATATGAAAACACTTGGTTAACGAGAATCTTAATAAATGTATCTATTGATTTTATAAAGAAGAATAAAAGAGTCGTATCAATAGATACGAACTTGATCGAAAATATAAGTGATTCAAGGAAAGACCTTGTACATGAACAAATATTTGTAAAAGAAGCGCTAGAAAAATTAAATGAAAAACAAAAAACCGTAATAATATTAAGGTTTTTTGAAGATATGAAGCTGGAGGAAATTGCCCAAATTTTGAACTTACCAACTAGTACGATAAAATCCACTCTTTATAGAGCTTTAAAAGAAATGAATATTAATTTAAAGGAGTAGAGGATATGGATAAAAAAATGTTGTCTGATTTACAAAAAGAATATCAAGAAATCCAAATTCCAACAGAGCTTAATCATATGGTGCAAATAGGTTTAGAAAGGGGCAGAGCAAAAAAGACAAAAACTAACATAAATATGATCTTCAAAATTTGTGCTAGTTTTTCTGTAGCTTTAATATTATTTATCGCTGCTGTTAATGCATCACCAACTTTTGCAAATATATTGAAAGATATTCCTTATGCAGGAAAGTTAGTTAAGATCCTTCAATTTAATAATGGTAATTCCGGCGGAGGTTTTATAACTGATGGAACAGATATAAGTCAAATAGATTCATTTGAAACAGATGGGTATGAAAATATTTTTATAAACTTTTCACAAGGTGATGAATTACAGGAAAATGTGGGAGCTTTTAAAGTTAGGTATGATGAAAACCCATATACAATGACCTTTGAGATTGGTGGTGCTAGAAGATTTTCAGCTGCTGAAAACTTTGAAAAAATATTGGAAAATAAGTATGTGAAAGATATTTATACAATTATTACTTTAGATGATTCTACCATTAGATTTGTTATTGAATTTGAAAAGCCTGTTGAATATATAGTAGAAGAAAGAGAAGCCCCTGCAAGCATAGTAATAATGTTTAAAGAAGATAAAAAGTTTGAGGAAAAGAAGACTTATTCTTTAAGAACAGAGTCTTACCCTAATGGACCAACTATTGGTTCATTAGAAGAGGCGTTTTTCGTTAAAGATGAAACACGTATTCTTAAGGATGAGGATGGTCTGTTTTTTGTAGAAATCCAGTCCTTTAATACTAAAGAAGAAGCAGAAAAGAAATTAGAGGCATTAACTAAAATAACAGATAAAGCGATACTTATTGAAGAAAAAATAGGAGGAAAGGATTCACAAAGCTATCCAGCAGAAATAATGAATAAAAACTAATAGAATCAATGTAGAAATAGCAATATTACAAGAAAAGCTAGCCTAAGTTTTAGGCTAGCTTCTTGAATAGCTACTTATATAATAAGGATAACTTTGTAATAATAGCTTAACTACAAGTCCAATTATTTAATCACAAACATTTACATAAACAAACTCTTGAGCAACAGGTTGACCGGTTTCTTTTAAAGTTACGAGAATTTGAAATCTATATTGCCCTTTTTCAGTAAATTTAATTTTAAATTCGCTACAAGAAACAACAGACAAAGTAGTTTCAAGAATTGCTACACCGTCAGTGAATGTTATTGGAACGAACATTCCTGGATCATTTGGTACGAAAATAAAAGATTCAAAATTATCTGCTTGATCCATATCTCCAACTGAAACAAAAACATCAATATCCGCACCATCTAGAGATGGATCAGTATTAACAAAACAGACAGAAAAAATCTCTTGTACATTTTCTATAACAGTATCAGCCAAAGTGTTAAAAATACAGACTGTCAATTCAACTACACCCCCTATTTGATTAGTTTGCTTTTCATATTAGAAGAGCATTATATTTTATTCTATAAACTATAATTAAGCTTGGACTAATCATGTGATACAAAAGAGGATTTTTCAGGAGAATAAACAACAATACTATCCAATGATGACAAGACAAGAATGCTAAATTATGAATGAGTGATTTGGGTATGATGATAAGAAATTGGGCGCTTACCCAAAGTTGGAGGTAAAACTAAAAGAGTTTAACGTTTAATAGCAAACAGGGAAAGCTAAAATGCAGGAAGGTTTTAGTCAAGCATGACATTTTATCGGAAATAAGATCAAAAATAAAAGAAATCCCTCCAAATTATTCATGAAAGGAGGAATAAATGAGGAGGGTAGGGTGAAAATGGTTGTATTTTATAGTATGCAATATATTTGTTTCAGGGATGTACTAATGTACCATGTCATTTACATTAATTTTTAAAAAATATGATGACAGTCAAGGTTCATGCATTGAAGTATCTATTTTTCTCCATGATATGAGCACATTTTTCCATCATGAGTTTGGAAATTGATATTATCAGGAAGAAAATAAAATTAACCTTATTTGTTACAATAAATGATGTTTTTATCTTATCCGATTAAGTAACCAGTCATTTCTTTATTTACGATGTCCCATTGATCTTGATTGATTGAATGTCCAGCATCCTTAATTATTTTGTAGTTAAAATGATTGGCTTTAAAAAAGTCAATATAGGAAGGATGATAAACAATGCTGTCTGAATCTCCAATAAGAAATAATGCTTTTTGTTTGAAGGAAGACAAGGCTTCCATTTCATACGATGTAAATTTTCTTCTCTCTGGTTTACTGTATTTAAGAATAAAAAGGAAATGTTTTAAGAGTTTATTATTCATAGTATGAGTGTCTGATATGGGACTACCTAGTTTGCGAAGAAGCTTTAAAGCATTTTTTTCTGATGGCTTTAATACTTCTGGAAAGAATACCATGACGCTTTTTATTCCTAATAGTGTGTATTTTAGACCTAAGCCTTTAATAGGGATAAAGCTTGCCATGCAGATAATTTTATCTACCCGATGAGGATTTCTAATTTCATAAGAAAGTGCTAAATATATTCCATATGATACTCCAGCCATGTGTGCTTTACTAATGTTATAAGTTTCAAATATATCATCTATCCATAAATGGGGTTGAAAATTGTTGTAATATTCATCGTTAGGTTCACTCTTACCTGCCCCACCAAGAGTGTCTATTGCAATCACATAGAACTGTTGTGCTAATTCTTTAATATTGTAGATCCACATAATTGCAGAGTTGTCGCCTGTGCCATGAAAAAGTATTAGAGGGGGGTTTTTCTTATTTCCTGTGATTATTACATGTGTTTTCCCAAACCTGGTGTCAATATCTTGCTCCTCAAGATCAACATCCCACAAATTCAACAAGTGGTCATAAGATTCATAAAGTAATTGTTTGCCTTCTAAGCTTCTAAACCTACTTTTCATAATAATAACCTCTTTTCTTGATGAAATTTCAGGAGAAAACACTATTATCATAGTGTACATCTAAATGATACTATCATTTGAAAATCTGAATATATAATGATGTTACAATTTAATAACAATAAAGGAAAATAAAAATATATAATCCATCTTTTGGCAAACAGATGTCTAACGTCAAAGGATCTTTAAATAAGATTTTTCGTAAATTTGTGATGTTATAGCTCCTAAACAAGAAGGTAAAGGTATTTTCGTAAAAAAACAGCCTAATATATATAATAATCCCCTAACAAATTTGTTAGGGGATCCATAAAAGGAGAAAAAAAACATACTTACACAGAATGATATTGGTTAGGTCATCAACCTTAGTAGTTGGTCATCGGTAAACGGTAAATTTGTAATTGGTCATAGGTAATTGGTTTACTATAGCCATTTCAAGTTTGATTTAGAATTAACGAATAACAAGATTTCCCCTTTTATGCCCTGAAGTGGAGTCTCACCTCTTCAAGGATTAAAAATATTTTTCACTATCAAATGCTAATTCTATTTCATAGTTTTTGGCGTTTATCAGATTAGATAGCCTATTAGCTTGACGTTCAATTTCGATTGATTTTAATCGATATTCCTCTGGGTTAAACATAGCTAATTTAACTATCATTACATTCTCCCCGTAGGAATAAGGGTATTCTTCTTTGGAAGCCCCATACTTTTTATATGTACGTGCTTTTGCACGTAACTGGGTAGCCAGCTCTATAGCTTCGACAATAGTTAAAGCTTCATCGTTAAAAACAATTTCATTTTGAATATTTGCTTGATACATGAGTTTATCTAGTAATCGTAAATCTTTTCTAACCTCTTCTAGTTCTTTTTCAACTGTAGAGAGTGTACGAGTTTGAGCAGGAACTTCACTACCTTTTTCAATTTCTACAAACGCTACACGCTCCATCTCATTTTCTAACTCTCGAACTCTATTAGAAAGAACACTTTTTAACTTTACAGCCTCTGCAAGTGAAATATTAGGCATGATGTTAAACCCCTTCAATTAAAATATTATTTCTAAATAATACTATATCATCTTTTTTTTAGCAAATGCTATTATCACATGAATGATTGTTTTCTTACTAATAACTATATACGAAAATGAGAGTCCCATTTATATTTAAATAACTAGCGTGTGTCTAAAAATAAGATTAACCTTTGCCATTGCTATATGATAAATAGTTTGTGAGTATAGATTTTCTTCGCACTTACACTGTTTGTGTTAGCCTCCTACTCAACAATTATTTATGTGTTAGGAGCTTTGTTGTAGTCACCATACGACAATCCTATATGATCTCTGACATTTGCAATAGGATTCCTCGGATTTTTTTACCTTTTTCAGTCAATCCATATTCGATATGTTGTGGGGCAGATTCTTTAATAACGTCTTTGAAGACTATTTCGTATTTCATCAGTTGTTTTAACGTAGTTGACAAGCTTTGTTTATTAGCATCAGGTAACCGCCTCAATAAATCGCTAAACCTATGATTTTTTTCAAGCGCTAATATTAAAAGTGGGGAATATCTACCGTCTATTGAAATAAGGATTTTTTCTAACTTGCTGAGCTGCGCACATGGTTTTTTCCTCGATAATGCCAAAGTTATAGCCCCCTTGTATGGTCAAAAAAATTTGACTTATTTACTAAGCAAACTTTTATATTTACAATTTACCGTAGAAGGATTAAAAAAACAAATCTTTCAAGTAATTGAGAATTGGTACCATTTCTCTTTTGATGTATTCTTGTTCAATTGCATGCATGAACATTATCTAAATATTACAGGATGATCACTGTAGGAACTTATTTTAATCAACAT is a window encoding:
- a CDS encoding DUF4179 domain-containing protein, which codes for MDKKMLSDLQKEYQEIQIPTELNHMVQIGLERGRAKKTKTNINMIFKICASFSVALILFIAAVNASPTFANILKDIPYAGKLVKILQFNNGNSGGGFITDGTDISQIDSFETDGYENIFINFSQGDELQENVGAFKVRYDENPYTMTFEIGGARRFSAAENFEKILENKYVKDIYTIITLDDSTIRFVIEFEKPVEYIVEEREAPASIVIMFKEDKKFEEKKTYSLRTESYPNGPTIGSLEEAFFVKDETRILKDEDGLFFVEIQSFNTKEEAEKKLEALTKITDKAILIEEKIGGKDSQSYPAEIMNKN
- a CDS encoding sigma-70 family RNA polymerase sigma factor, giving the protein MAIGFRNKKSSKEMEDRFLYLINNNQEKMYKIAYSYVKNKDDALDIVQETVYKAYISYDKVKKAQYENTWLTRILINVSIDFIKKNKRVVSIDTNLIENISDSRKDLVHEQIFVKEALEKLNEKQKTVIILRFFEDMKLEEIAQILNLPTSTIKSTLYRALKEMNINLKE
- a CDS encoding DIP1984 family protein — its product is MPNISLAEAVKLKSVLSNRVRELENEMERVAFVEIEKGSEVPAQTRTLSTVEKELEEVRKDLRLLDKLMYQANIQNEIVFNDEALTIVEAIELATQLRAKARTYKKYGASKEEYPYSYGENVMIVKLAMFNPEEYRLKSIEIERQANRLSNLINAKNYEIELAFDSEKYF
- a CDS encoding helix-turn-helix domain-containing protein, whose amino-acid sequence is MALSRKKPCAQLSKLEKILISIDGRYSPLLILALEKNHRFSDLLRRLPDANKQSLSTTLKQLMKYEIVFKDVIKESAPQHIEYGLTEKGKKIRGILLQMSEII
- a CDS encoding alpha/beta hydrolase — translated: MKSRFRSLEGKQLLYESYDHLLNLWDVDLEEQDIDTRFGKTHVIITGNKKNPPLILFHGTGDNSAIMWIYNIKELAQQFYVIAIDTLGGAGKSEPNDEYYNNFQPHLWIDDIFETYNISKAHMAGVSYGIYLALSYEIRNPHRVDKIICMASFIPIKGLGLKYTLLGIKSVMVFFPEVLKPSEKNALKLLRKLGSPISDTHTMNNKLLKHFLFILKYSKPERRKFTSYEMEALSSFKQKALFLIGDSDSIVYHPSYIDFFKANHFNYKIIKDAGHSINQDQWDIVNKEMTGYLIG